A single region of the Bicyclus anynana chromosome 16, ilBicAnyn1.1, whole genome shotgun sequence genome encodes:
- the LOC112057832 gene encoding UDP-glucosyltransferase 2 isoform X1, translating to MKASRWPIVCLPILLAASACGSDILMVTMGGTKSHKIPFLELARGLIRRNHNITLISPFSPDFHIEGLEEIIPEGLASFVRGYMTFDLVGARMRGEEPLPYKDIVRYGYEACEAFLSDYEMKSFLRSGRSYDLIMLDGAYPECALGLVYRMKLPFMYINTVGFYAGPTSISGSPAPYSVTPIFAKAFTDNMGLVDRALNAFWHLGALLGHGISVTILQGVLRRHFGPNMPHVYDMGKNVSFILQNGHYSVSYPRPFLPNVAEVACIHCKESKTLNSDLEDWISGAGDAGFVYVSMGSSVKTNKMPLSAHRLFVDALGRLPQRVLWKQDGVQNLTNIPSNIRLYNWLPQQDLLGHPKIKVFITHGGLLSMFETVYHAVPIISIPVFCDHDSNAAKAELDGYAKKLDLQHLTSDKLYRAIKEVINEPKYKIQVKKRQTLLRDQKETPLERAIYWTEYVLRHKGAYHLQSPAKDLNFFQYYMLDVAFVVLIALFTTLALTLIVVRLSFKWLVDYVQSKRVGSLIDKSSDLLKRSTKLIDKSSNKKKL from the exons AAGGCCTCTCGGTGGCCGATAGTATGCCTGCCGATACTTCTGGCGGCATCGGCCTGCGGGAGCGACATCCTCATGGTCACCATGGGGGGCACCAAGTCGCACAAGATACCCTTTCTGGAGCTGGCAAGGGGTCTCATTAGAAG GAACCACAACATAACTCTAATCAGCCCATTCTCGCCCGACTTCCACATCGAGGGTCTGGAGGAAATCATCCCGGAGGGCCTGGCCTCGTTCGTCCGCGGATACATGACCTTTGACCTGGTCGGGGCGAGGATGAGGGGGGAGGAACCCCTGCCGTACAAGGATATCGTTAGATACGGTTAtgag GCGTGTGAAGCCTTCCTCAGCGATTACGAGATGAAATCCTTCTTACGATCAGGAAGGAGCTACGACTTGATCATGTTGGATGGAGCCTACCCTGAATGTGCCCTCGGTCTGGTCTACCGAATGAAGCTGCCATTCATGTACATCAACACAGTGGGCTTCTACGCTGGCCCAACCAGTATATCAGGGAGTCCAGCACCTTACTCCGTCACTCCCATCTTCGCCAAAGCCTTTACTGACAACATGGGGCTTGTTGACAGAGCGTTGAATGCCTTTTGGCATCTCGGAGCGTTGTTGGGCCACGGGATAAGCGTGACAATTCTGCAAGGAGTACTTAGAAGACATTTTGGGCCAAATATGCCACATGTATACGACATGGGGAAGAATGTCAGCTTTATTCTCCAGAATGGACATTACTCGGTGTCGTACCCGAGACCGTTTTTGCCGAATGTGGCTGAAGTGGCGTGTATACATTGCAAGGAGTCGAAAACGTTGAATTCT GATCTAGAAGACTGGATATCCGGTGCCGGTGACGCCGGCTTTGTGTACGTGTCCATGGGATCTTCCGTCAAAACCAACAAAATGCCGTTGTCGGCACACCGTCTCTTCGTTGATGCTCTAGGGAGGCTGCCGCAGAGGGTGCTGTGGAAACAAGATGGCGTGCAGAATTTGACCAACATTCCGTCGAATATACGCCTTTACAACTGGCTGCCTCAACAGGATTTATTAG GTCACCCCAAAATCAAAGTGTTTATCACCCACGGAGGTCTTCTCAGCATGTTTGAAACAGTCTACCACGCCGTTCCCATCATAAGTATACCAGTCTTCTGTGACCACGACTCCAATGCGGCCAAGGCAGAGCTGGACGGCTATGCGAAGAAACTAGACCTTCAGCATTTGACATCAGACAAACTGTACAGAGCTATCAAAGAAGTGATAAACGAACCTAAATACAAAATCCAGGTTAAAAAAAGGCAGACTTTACTCAGAGATCAGAAAGAAACTCCCTTAGAAAGGGCTATCTATTGGACTGAGTATGTATTAAGGCATAAAGGTGCTTACCATTTACAATCTCCGGCCAAAGATTTGAATTTCTTTCAATACTACATGTTGGATGTGGCATTTGTTGTCCTGATTGCGTTGTTTACAACTTTAGCTCTTACGCTGATTGTGGTAAGGTTAAGTTTCAAATGGCTAGTTGATTACGTACAAAGCAAACGTGTGGGTAGTTTGATAGACAAGTCGAGCGATTTGTTGAAGAGGTCGACGAAGTTGATAGACAAATCGTCAAATAAGAAGAAGttataa
- the LOC112057832 gene encoding 2-hydroxyacylsphingosine 1-beta-galactosyltransferase isoform X2 → MKSFLRSGRSYDLIMLDGAYPECALGLVYRMKLPFMYINTVGFYAGPTSISGSPAPYSVTPIFAKAFTDNMGLVDRALNAFWHLGALLGHGISVTILQGVLRRHFGPNMPHVYDMGKNVSFILQNGHYSVSYPRPFLPNVAEVACIHCKESKTLNSDLEDWISGAGDAGFVYVSMGSSVKTNKMPLSAHRLFVDALGRLPQRVLWKQDGVQNLTNIPSNIRLYNWLPQQDLLGHPKIKVFITHGGLLSMFETVYHAVPIISIPVFCDHDSNAAKAELDGYAKKLDLQHLTSDKLYRAIKEVINEPKYKIQVKKRQTLLRDQKETPLERAIYWTEYVLRHKGAYHLQSPAKDLNFFQYYMLDVAFVVLIALFTTLALTLIVVRLSFKWLVDYVQSKRVGSLIDKSSDLLKRSTKLIDKSSNKKKL, encoded by the exons ATGAAATCCTTCTTACGATCAGGAAGGAGCTACGACTTGATCATGTTGGATGGAGCCTACCCTGAATGTGCCCTCGGTCTGGTCTACCGAATGAAGCTGCCATTCATGTACATCAACACAGTGGGCTTCTACGCTGGCCCAACCAGTATATCAGGGAGTCCAGCACCTTACTCCGTCACTCCCATCTTCGCCAAAGCCTTTACTGACAACATGGGGCTTGTTGACAGAGCGTTGAATGCCTTTTGGCATCTCGGAGCGTTGTTGGGCCACGGGATAAGCGTGACAATTCTGCAAGGAGTACTTAGAAGACATTTTGGGCCAAATATGCCACATGTATACGACATGGGGAAGAATGTCAGCTTTATTCTCCAGAATGGACATTACTCGGTGTCGTACCCGAGACCGTTTTTGCCGAATGTGGCTGAAGTGGCGTGTATACATTGCAAGGAGTCGAAAACGTTGAATTCT GATCTAGAAGACTGGATATCCGGTGCCGGTGACGCCGGCTTTGTGTACGTGTCCATGGGATCTTCCGTCAAAACCAACAAAATGCCGTTGTCGGCACACCGTCTCTTCGTTGATGCTCTAGGGAGGCTGCCGCAGAGGGTGCTGTGGAAACAAGATGGCGTGCAGAATTTGACCAACATTCCGTCGAATATACGCCTTTACAACTGGCTGCCTCAACAGGATTTATTAG GTCACCCCAAAATCAAAGTGTTTATCACCCACGGAGGTCTTCTCAGCATGTTTGAAACAGTCTACCACGCCGTTCCCATCATAAGTATACCAGTCTTCTGTGACCACGACTCCAATGCGGCCAAGGCAGAGCTGGACGGCTATGCGAAGAAACTAGACCTTCAGCATTTGACATCAGACAAACTGTACAGAGCTATCAAAGAAGTGATAAACGAACCTAAATACAAAATCCAGGTTAAAAAAAGGCAGACTTTACTCAGAGATCAGAAAGAAACTCCCTTAGAAAGGGCTATCTATTGGACTGAGTATGTATTAAGGCATAAAGGTGCTTACCATTTACAATCTCCGGCCAAAGATTTGAATTTCTTTCAATACTACATGTTGGATGTGGCATTTGTTGTCCTGATTGCGTTGTTTACAACTTTAGCTCTTACGCTGATTGTGGTAAGGTTAAGTTTCAAATGGCTAGTTGATTACGTACAAAGCAAACGTGTGGGTAGTTTGATAGACAAGTCGAGCGATTTGTTGAAGAGGTCGACGAAGTTGATAGACAAATCGTCAAATAAGAAGAAGttataa